In one Methylocaldum szegediense genomic region, the following are encoded:
- the mmoC gene encoding aromatic/alkene monooxygenase hydroxylase FAD-binding subunit MmoC, with protein sequence MTSHVITLTTRDGQQLNFTCGPEQNLLAAAAEEGIILPSLCRDGGCGACLCTRVDGDYDLDSYNPLALPPDAAARGDVLLCRTRPLSNLSLKAPYDFQRIRFEGLASRPAEIVELETIAEKTVRLLLRLQPDSNGSQAADFEPGQYMSLEIPGTDISRAYSIANTPNWTGELEFLIRLQPGGAFSTYLEREAKIGQRINIRGPSGHFVLQAQSLRPRYFVGGGTGLAPLLSMLRHMAELQEPQPARLYFGVNREAELFCLNPLRELSQHLPQLKVELCVWHPEPTWSGFRGTPVDALRRDLEQGGPAPDLYLCGPPALIDAATETARAFGISDEHIFSERFLPST encoded by the coding sequence ATGACCAGCCATGTCATCACACTCACTACCCGCGACGGGCAGCAGCTCAATTTCACCTGCGGCCCTGAGCAGAATCTCCTCGCCGCCGCCGCAGAGGAAGGCATTATACTGCCGTCACTGTGCCGGGACGGCGGTTGCGGCGCGTGTCTCTGCACCCGTGTCGACGGCGATTACGACTTGGACAGCTATAACCCCCTGGCGCTGCCCCCGGACGCTGCTGCTAGAGGCGACGTATTGCTTTGCCGAACGCGCCCGCTGAGCAATTTATCGCTCAAGGCGCCTTACGATTTCCAGCGCATCCGCTTCGAAGGACTGGCGAGTCGCCCGGCCGAAATCGTCGAGCTGGAGACCATCGCCGAAAAAACGGTGCGACTGTTACTGCGGCTGCAGCCGGACAGCAACGGCAGCCAAGCTGCGGATTTCGAACCGGGTCAGTACATGAGCCTGGAAATTCCCGGCACCGACATCAGCCGAGCCTACTCCATCGCCAATACCCCCAACTGGACTGGTGAACTGGAATTTCTGATCCGGCTGCAACCGGGCGGAGCGTTCTCCACTTACCTGGAGCGGGAGGCGAAAATCGGCCAGCGCATCAACATCCGTGGCCCTAGCGGCCATTTCGTCTTGCAGGCACAAAGCCTCAGGCCACGTTATTTCGTGGGCGGCGGTACCGGCTTGGCGCCGTTGCTCTCCATGCTTCGCCACATGGCCGAGTTACAGGAACCGCAACCGGCCAGGCTCTATTTCGGCGTCAATCGCGAAGCCGAACTATTCTGCCTGAATCCCCTTCGGGAACTCAGCCAACACTTGCCGCAGCTCAAGGTCGAACTGTGCGTGTGGCACCCGGAACCGACGTGGAGCGGATTTCGCGGCACTCCCGTGGATGCTTTACGGCGCGACCTGGAACAGGGTGGCCCCGCTCCCGACCTCTATCTTTGCGGTCCCCCTGCGCTCATCGATGCAGCAACGGAGACGGCACGCGCTTTCGGGATTTCCGATGAGCACATCTTTAGCGAGCGGTTCCTGCCTTCGACCTAA
- the hcp gene encoding hydroxylamine reductase, whose protein sequence is MFCYQCEQTARTDTSNGCTSTKGICGKDQVTADLQDLLIYGLKGIAQYARRARAFGISDREVDGFILYAMFTTLTNVNFNPARFIAMIQETARLRDRIKARYEEAARERGGAPEVLNGPAAWQPMDDIDGLLAQTKSAAVTAGREQVGDDIIGLRAMILYGLKGVAAYAYHARILGYESDELYTRFEEILDFLAGNPADAETLLDQALAVGQLNLTALELLDAANTGSFGHPEPTAVRTTPVKGKAILVSGHDLKDLAALLEQTKGRGINVYTHGELLPAHGYPKLRAYPHLVGNYGGAWQDQTHEFAEFPGAILMTSNCLIEPHPRYRSRLFTTGPVGWPGVRHIANGDFSPVIQAALALPGFQEDGPEQTVTVGFARNAVLGVADKVVDAVKTGAIRHFFLIGGCDGAAPGRNYYTDLANRVPEDSVVLTLGCGKYRFNRNEFGTIGGIPRLLDLGQCNDAYSAIQIASALAQAFNCGVNDLPLSLMVSWFEQKAVAVLLTLLSLGIRGIRLGPSLPAFLTPALLEQLSARFDLKPITTAEADIEAALQRAA, encoded by the coding sequence GGCGCGCCCGTGCATTCGGCATCTCTGACCGCGAGGTGGACGGGTTCATACTCTACGCGATGTTCACGACCCTGACCAACGTCAACTTCAATCCCGCCCGTTTCATCGCCATGATTCAGGAAACCGCCCGGCTGCGCGACCGAATCAAGGCACGTTACGAAGAGGCGGCACGGGAACGAGGCGGCGCTCCCGAAGTCCTGAACGGACCCGCCGCCTGGCAGCCGATGGATGATATCGACGGCTTGCTGGCGCAAACTAAGTCAGCCGCCGTAACCGCCGGCCGCGAACAAGTGGGTGACGATATCATCGGTCTCAGGGCAATGATTCTTTACGGACTCAAAGGGGTCGCCGCCTATGCCTACCATGCCCGCATTCTCGGTTACGAAAGCGACGAACTCTATACCCGTTTCGAGGAAATCCTGGACTTTCTAGCCGGTAACCCCGCCGATGCCGAAACACTCCTGGATCAAGCGCTGGCCGTCGGCCAGTTGAATCTAACGGCTCTAGAGCTTCTGGACGCCGCCAATACCGGCAGCTTCGGCCACCCCGAACCGACCGCCGTGCGGACGACTCCGGTCAAAGGTAAGGCGATCCTGGTCAGCGGCCATGATCTGAAGGATTTGGCGGCCCTACTGGAACAAACTAAAGGCAGGGGCATCAACGTCTACACCCATGGCGAACTGCTGCCGGCCCACGGTTATCCCAAACTGCGTGCTTATCCGCATTTGGTCGGCAATTACGGCGGTGCCTGGCAGGACCAGACCCACGAATTCGCCGAATTTCCGGGCGCGATCCTGATGACCTCCAATTGCCTGATCGAACCCCATCCTCGCTACCGGTCACGCCTCTTCACCACAGGACCTGTAGGCTGGCCAGGTGTACGCCATATCGCCAACGGCGACTTCTCGCCGGTCATTCAAGCGGCGCTGGCTCTCCCAGGTTTCCAGGAAGATGGCCCGGAACAAACCGTCACCGTGGGATTCGCCCGCAACGCGGTGCTCGGCGTTGCCGACAAAGTCGTGGATGCTGTCAAAACCGGCGCCATCCGTCACTTTTTCCTGATCGGCGGATGCGACGGCGCGGCGCCCGGGCGCAATTACTACACCGATCTGGCGAACCGCGTACCCGAGGACAGTGTCGTGCTCACCCTAGGCTGTGGCAAGTACCGCTTCAATCGGAACGAGTTCGGCACTATCGGCGGCATCCCGCGTCTCCTGGACCTCGGCCAATGTAACGACGCCTACTCCGCCATTCAAATCGCGAGTGCCCTGGCGCAAGCTTTCAACTGCGGGGTGAACGACTTGCCCTTGTCCCTCATGGTGTCCTGGTTCGAACAGAAAGCCGTGGCCGTACTCTTGACTCTACTATCACTCGGCATTCGCGGTATCCGGCTCGGACCGAGCCTGCCAGCATTCCTGACGCCAGCCCTCCTGGAACAGCTTTCGGCGCGGTTCGATCTGAAACCGATCACCACGGCCGAAGCCGACATCGAGGCAGCACTTCAGCGTGCGGCTTGA
- a CDS encoding HhH-GDP family DNA glycosylase, producing the protein MSKSARSENRYASPSDLVAALGGRFSAELEIDVSERGDGELFKWFLAAVLFGARISERIAARTYRTFAKRKLTTPEAIIACGWDGLVAVLDEGGYTRYDFKTATKLLNLSQSLLEEYGGSLNRLHAKAESAEDLEQRLMALAKGIGPTTVTIFLRELRGIWPKATPRLSDLAIDGAKALGFLPDEQCENRLAAARLQALWARAGGAPSEFPDFETALVRHGLSLRRAKTHAGKSAG; encoded by the coding sequence ATGTCCAAATCCGCTCGATCGGAAAATCGATACGCATCACCTAGCGACCTGGTCGCCGCGCTGGGCGGCCGTTTTTCGGCCGAACTGGAAATCGATGTATCAGAGCGGGGCGACGGCGAACTTTTCAAATGGTTTCTTGCGGCCGTTTTGTTTGGGGCGCGTATTTCCGAGAGGATTGCGGCGCGTACCTACCGGACCTTTGCCAAAAGAAAGCTGACGACGCCCGAAGCCATCATAGCGTGCGGTTGGGACGGCTTGGTGGCGGTCCTGGACGAAGGCGGGTACACCCGTTATGACTTCAAGACCGCGACGAAACTGTTGAACCTGTCGCAGTCTTTGCTTGAAGAGTACGGGGGCAGTCTCAATCGACTACATGCGAAAGCCGAATCCGCCGAGGACCTGGAACAAAGATTGATGGCCTTGGCGAAAGGCATCGGGCCGACGACAGTCACTATTTTCTTGCGGGAATTGCGCGGCATATGGCCCAAGGCGACACCGCGTCTGTCCGATCTGGCTATAGACGGAGCCAAAGCGCTGGGTTTTTTGCCCGACGAGCAGTGTGAGAACCGTTTAGCGGCAGCACGACTGCAGGCGCTTTGGGCAAGGGCTGGCGGGGCACCTTCCGAATTCCCGGATTTCGAAACGGCATTGGTCAGGCACGGCCTGTCGCTGCGACGGGCGAAGACGCATGCCGGCAAATCGGCCGGTTGA